In Sceloporus undulatus isolate JIND9_A2432 ecotype Alabama chromosome 7, SceUnd_v1.1, whole genome shotgun sequence, one DNA window encodes the following:
- the LOC121936370 gene encoding formin-A-like produces AEPEGPPQPRIREEGRKGRAEEERERRRHRQRGERAAPPPPPPGAAPPPPPPAPPPPPPLLPSPPPPPPPKGRGRGGGGGEQHQQRRGAPVGWCPPPAPRREEAAAAEKRRRQQQQ; encoded by the coding sequence GCAGAGCCGGAGGGGCCGCCGCAACCGCGGATccgggaggaaggaaggaaggggagagcgGAGGAGGAGCGGGAGCGGCGGCGGCATCGGCAACGAGGGGAACGagcagcgccgccgccgccgcctccgggagcagccccgccgccgccgccgccagccccgccgcctcctcctccgctgctgccgtctccgccgccgccgccgccgccaaagggacgaggacgaggaggaggaggaggggagcagcATCAGCAGCGGCGGGGGGCCCCGGTGGGATGGTGTCCCCCACCGGCGCCGCGGagggaggaggcggcggcggcggagaagcggcggcggcagcagcagcagtaa
- the FBLIM1 gene encoding filamin-binding LIM protein 1 isoform X1 produces the protein MLSDKMEKRIASSIFITLAPPRRDLCAKSDAKPAKAPLLPSNSLPRATSMPSGPVPPETSMGPIVKVTRARGRPNGGCSELPPPAPPPILRSDPREAALGALLPPPPAPYSNPVLVETLGPDLQKQTTFLPSSSLQTSSTFPAEQRQPKLRPSTLGWADEHQMEMHVEDTVPREICAFCHKAIPAQAPALEAMNKQYHANCFTCRMCQCTLAGQHYYQKEGRPLCVACYQNTLEKCAFCQGLILDQIVRALGNRYHPDCFTCVVCGRAIGDETFAVDDDNRVHCLEDFYRKFASMCGSCGKLIIPNQGQDSYRIECMGRHFHEDCYRCEKCQILLSPEPTEDGCYPLGNRLLCKSCHIRQIKEPSS, from the exons ATGCTTTCGGACAAGATGGAGAAGCGGATCGCCTCCTCCATCTTCATCACTCTGGCGCCACCCAGGCGGGACCTCTGTGCCAAGAGTGATGCCAAGCCAGCAAAGGCTCCCCTGCTGCCCAGCAACAGCCTGCCCAGGGCAACCTCCATGCCTTCGGGGCCTGTCCCCCCTGAAACATCCATGGGGCCTATAGTTAAAGTCACAAGAGCCAGAGGCAGACCCAATGGAG GTTGCTCTGAGCTGCCACCGCCAGCGCCTCCCCCCATCCTGCGCAGCGATCCCAGGGAGGCTGCTTTGGgtgccctccttcctcctcctcctgcaccgTATTCAAATCCTGTCTTGGTGGAGACCCTTGGTCCTGATCTCCAGAAGCAAACAACCTTTCTGCCCTCCTCATCCCTCCAG ACGTCTTCAACTTTTCCAGCAGAACAGAGACAACCTAAACTTCGACCCTCGACCCTCGGTTGGGCTGACGAACATCAGATGGAGATGCATGTGGAAGATACTGTCCCAAGAG AGATCTGTGCGTTTTGCCACAAAGCCATACCCGCTCAGGCTCCAGCCCTTGAGGCTATGAACAAACAGTACCACGCCAACTGCTTCACCTGCCGAATGTGCCAGTGCACCCTGGCGGGGCAGCACTACTACCAGAAAGAGGGACGGCCGCTGTGTGTTGCCTGCTACCAG AACACCCTGGAGAAGTGTGCCTTCTGCCAGGGCCTGATCTTGGACCAAATTGTGCGGGCGCTGGGCAACAGATACCATCCGGATTGCTTCACCTGTGTGGTCTGCGGCCGGGCCATTGGGGACGAGACCTTTGCGGTAGACGACGACAACCGAGTGCATTGCCTGGAGGACTTCTACAG GAAGTTTGCTTCCATGTGCGGTTCCTGTGGCAAACTCATCATCCCAAACCAGGGACAGGACTCCTACCGGATCGAGTGCATGGGGAGACACTTCCACGAAGATTGCTACCGCTGTGAA AAGTGCCAGATTTTGCTCTCTCCGGAGCCCACGGAGGATGGATGCTACCCTCTCGGCAACCGCCTTCTTTGCAAGTCCTGCCACATCCGACAGATCAAAGAACCGTCTTCCTGA
- the FBLIM1 gene encoding filamin-binding LIM protein 1 isoform X2 — translation MLSDKMEKRIASSIFITLAPPRRDLCAKSDAKPAKAPLLPSNSLPRATSMPSGPVPPETSMGPIVKVTRARGRPNGGCSELPPPAPPPILRSDPREAALGALLPPPPAPYSNPVLVETLGPDLQKQTTFLPSSSLQTSSTFPAEQRQPKLRPSTLGWADEHQMEMHVEDTVPREICAFCHKAIPAQAPALEAMNKQYHANCFTCRMCQCTLAGQHYYQKEGRPLCVACYQNTLEKCAFCQGLILDQIVRALGNRYHPDCFTCVVCGRAIGDETFAVDDDNRVHCLEDFYRKFASMCGSCGKLIIPNQGQDSYRIECMGRHFHEDCYRCEGSLNIFTEEGSNVPRYSSSI, via the exons ATGCTTTCGGACAAGATGGAGAAGCGGATCGCCTCCTCCATCTTCATCACTCTGGCGCCACCCAGGCGGGACCTCTGTGCCAAGAGTGATGCCAAGCCAGCAAAGGCTCCCCTGCTGCCCAGCAACAGCCTGCCCAGGGCAACCTCCATGCCTTCGGGGCCTGTCCCCCCTGAAACATCCATGGGGCCTATAGTTAAAGTCACAAGAGCCAGAGGCAGACCCAATGGAG GTTGCTCTGAGCTGCCACCGCCAGCGCCTCCCCCCATCCTGCGCAGCGATCCCAGGGAGGCTGCTTTGGgtgccctccttcctcctcctcctgcaccgTATTCAAATCCTGTCTTGGTGGAGACCCTTGGTCCTGATCTCCAGAAGCAAACAACCTTTCTGCCCTCCTCATCCCTCCAG ACGTCTTCAACTTTTCCAGCAGAACAGAGACAACCTAAACTTCGACCCTCGACCCTCGGTTGGGCTGACGAACATCAGATGGAGATGCATGTGGAAGATACTGTCCCAAGAG AGATCTGTGCGTTTTGCCACAAAGCCATACCCGCTCAGGCTCCAGCCCTTGAGGCTATGAACAAACAGTACCACGCCAACTGCTTCACCTGCCGAATGTGCCAGTGCACCCTGGCGGGGCAGCACTACTACCAGAAAGAGGGACGGCCGCTGTGTGTTGCCTGCTACCAG AACACCCTGGAGAAGTGTGCCTTCTGCCAGGGCCTGATCTTGGACCAAATTGTGCGGGCGCTGGGCAACAGATACCATCCGGATTGCTTCACCTGTGTGGTCTGCGGCCGGGCCATTGGGGACGAGACCTTTGCGGTAGACGACGACAACCGAGTGCATTGCCTGGAGGACTTCTACAG GAAGTTTGCTTCCATGTGCGGTTCCTGTGGCAAACTCATCATCCCAAACCAGGGACAGGACTCCTACCGGATCGAGTGCATGGGGAGACACTTCCACGAAGATTGCTACCGCTGTGAA GGGAGCCTGAACATCTTTACTGAGGAGGGGAGTAATGTTCCAAGATACAGTTCTAGTATatga